The Aythya fuligula isolate bAytFul2 chromosome 1, bAytFul2.pri, whole genome shotgun sequence nucleotide sequence TTATTTCCAAATAGGGTCAAGCCAGTGATCCGTTCCCTGCTTTTCCACTGCCCTTCACTGTTCCTATTCAAAAATAAGTATCTGCACTTCAGACTGTAACCAGTGCAATACAATACTAACATTTGCATTTGAGAAGAGAACATTAGGAATATAGTTTGGTGGAAATACATACCTAGTGGCAATCTTGCTACCACCTGGTGCCCATAGCTGGAATAACGGGATATATTTCCTGGGTAACACAGGTTGTGGTACACAAAGTGGAAAGGAAATTTCCTTTTTGAGGGAAGAAATGGAACAAATTTTAAGTTAACTTCACGTATTTTCATATAATATGTATGCATGGTATTCAAATGGAAATGCTATTTGaaattttaaggaagaaatggacctgctctaattttattttttattataatggCTACGTATTTGTGAACTGAGTGGATATATagagaaaagaatttcaaagCTCATATTTCGAAAGCACAGTTGTGGACcttttttacataaaattaaaacaggaaagtttaacttttatttacttacagaTGAGCTTAGGAAATGTCACACATATTTAGGAGTGTCGAATTGCAGTCTGCTTCTGGAGAAGAGTTTAAGTCTGCCTATATAAATGTATGttctattttaaatagatgtattttccacataaaagataaattaataatttgGGTAATTATACTGAAAATTGTGTTCAATCTGTGGCTACTTTAACAGTTTTTATATCTTTTACTGTTGCTTTTAAGAGTGAAGCCAAACATATTTTCCTACATGGGAACTAAAGATAAAAGGGCTATAACAGTTCAAGAAATTGCTGTTCTTAGGTAAGTGAAAATACCCTGGAGTGTTTGCACTCCTACCACGATGGCTTGGCTACCTCCCTAAAAAACTAAGACTCGTTATGCACGTAACATGAACAGCAAATTCATGTCCTGATCTTGTTACGTGCTTGAGCATGTGTTAATGAATAAActataatcttttttttattccatgGAGACTGCTAATATTTTCAGGCAGTGGTGCTCTGAGTCATAGGCTAGGTATGTGTAAATGCAGCTAATGTTTGGCTGAAGCAGTGGGCCAAATTATCTGTGTGCTCTTGCACTGCAGGGCCCTCGTGCAACAGCAGATAAGCAGAATGACACGGTGAAAATCCCGTTGCATTTCCTTCCTGACTTTTGTTTCCCCCTTCCTCCAGCTGGAATCCCATTTCCTTTCTCACTGAACTCTGAACAGCTCCAGAGAAGGCTTAACCACTGCCTTTGCTCATCTGTGAGTAgccaggaggggaagaaaagacaagGAATTTTTCTTGCCTTAACCTACTCCCATAATACAACTTATGTTGGCATAGTTCAAGATAATTACATGGTTCCTAGGCACTTGAAATTAGTGCTACTTTAGTAACAGAAGATGATGGATGCCTCACAGTCGTGTATTACAATATCTGTTTAGCTGGCTGGAATATTCTGCCTGTACTGATATTTACAGCTCTTTCAAAACCACAGTCCTCAAGTGGAGGAATTCTGAGGTTTGAGAGCCAGTAATTTATCAAGTTCTTGTTAAAAGGAGGGCATTCACTACTTAATTGTTCACAATTTTCCTTCCTGTGGTTTGCATGTGCATACATCTGTGCATATTAAAGGAATTCATTTGTGAACTATGTGAGAAACCCAGATTATCGTTACTGAAAACAAGTTCACCCATCGATGGCAATGCACTGAACTTGTGGTGTAACCATCTCGGGGGCTGTTCTGTTTACTTTTAACACGGTCACATCTAACATTGCGTCCAAGAGCTTCGGTGTGTTGTAAGCATTGCCAGCTTCCCAGGGAGGAACCTACTCATTCTGGTGCACGTTCAGTAGCATCACAGCACCAAACTCTGCTGTAGATCACTGGGGACAGATGTCATGGGGACAGAGAGGTTACCCATTACCAGCCCCCTCTGAGCTGAGTGTGCTGCCCATACTGTTTGATAAACTTGTCTCTCCTGGTATCAATTGTAGCAGAAGCGTCAAGGAGCAGCTCTGCGATGCAAAGAACAGGACATACTTCTGAAAGACCTCGCAACCAAAACGACAGAAATCAGTGACGGTTTCATACTCCTTCACTTCCACTGAGCTCACACAGTGGCTAGTTCCATAGCACAGTCTTAGAGTTAACCTGAGTGCATTCATGGTGTCTTTACTCAAATAAAGCAGAGTTAGGCTTGTGGTGTGGGGTACCACTGTACTTcaatattaaaagctttttttttttttttttttgaatgcatgTGCTAACATAGGTGTGAAAAGACAGTCTTAACACTGTCGAAGTACATGTTTTCTCTTGAATAAGTAGGCCTTAAGAATGTTCTCTTCTTTACAGAATCTCTTCTTCAACTAGATAgtcattgcttttttgtttcaaaatgatggcatttctatatttatttaacttacCTGTTTTTCTAAGCATAAGGTGGTCACTGTTGGTCTGTTTCTCTTTAGAATCACTGCACAAAGACTTGCTCATCTGAATAAATGCCTGATGAACTTTAAATTAGGAAATTTCAGTTACAAGAACCACCCACTGAAATTAGGAGAGCTGCAAGGGAACCATTTCACTGTTGTTCTCAGGTAATATTGTTAGTGTGTATTTAGACAGTTCTGTTAGATTCCCCACCCCCTCCCTACAGGGAAGGGATGTCAGTGTATCTTATGttacaagaaagaagaaaaaaacaattggCAAAAGGCTATTCAATTTATTAAGTACTGCATAACACTAATGTTGAGCTGTAATATTTTGGGGATTATGAAATCATGTAAGCCCTTAATAATCTGTCTATGacaatcttatttttttaatgctagaAATATAACAGGGACTGATGACCAGATAGAGCAAGCAATGAACTCTCTCAGGGAAATTGGATTCATTAATTACTATGGAATGCAAAGATTCGGAACTACAGCTGTTCCTACATACCAAATTGGCAGGTACGTGTTGTTTTCatcacttcttattttttttaatcaccatATAACTTCTAGTGTATTTCTGGGAAGGTTTTTCTGCCCTATTGCATGTAccagttttaattttagattCAAGGAAGGCCTTGTTTCTGAACTAGCTTCAGCAGGTACCTTGCATAATGCCACTACTTCTAATATTGCATAAACGCAAACAATACTTCTTATTTCAAATAAGTTTGCTcaatcttaaaatatatttgtcaaGTTCTTAATCAACTTTCCCGTTTGAATCTTAGAGCTATTCTACAGAACAATTGGAATGAAGTAATGGATTTGATATTAAAACCACGACCAGGAGGTAAGGttccaacctcaactattctgtgattctgttaacCTGTGTAATTTGTCATGAGTGAAGTGTTAATTACTCAACTGTTTTAACAAAAGgtgaaatgaatgtttttttggCGTGTaggtaaaacatttttattctgcattctTGTTCTAGCTGAAAAGGGATACTTAGTAAAATGCAGAGAAGAATGGGCAAAGACTAAAgatccagcagcagccctcaaGAAACTACCTGTAAAAAGGTGCGTGGAAGGACAGCTTCTACGCGGACTCTTAAAGTATGGAATGAAGAACATAATCTCTGCATTTGGCATAGTGAGTGTAAAAGTGCTGTGGGCTATTTACTtgaataaacattattttcatggtATCATGATGAATTAGAAATACTCTCATCAGGCATCTCTCGCTCTAAGTGTAAAATCTTTATCCTACGTTTCTGCTTGAAGTACTGCTGATGGTAACGTATGACATCTGCAATCAATGTATAATGAGCTCTCCAATTTATACAACGGTCTCTTTAAATTGGAAGCAATACAGCTACACTTAGTAACCGTGTGTAATACAGAACTGAGGATTTTGTAGAAATTCAGTATGATCTTTCTTCTTGTTGCTTAAAAAGTATAAATCAAACTGATAATATGTTAATGAAGCAGCTTTGTATGGGAGGTGGATTCACTATCACTTTCAAGTTCTGTAATTAAGTtgaaatctttggaaaagataGCTTATAACCAGCAATTATTGGgcccagcacaggagctggggaTAATTTCTTGTTTATGGAGAACACAATTAGAATAATGCTATGTCTCAATATCTGCAAAGTTTACTTAAGATTTCAGACTGTTGAATACGACGaattcagtgtgttttttttttaacagcccCATGTGTTTAAGCtgttgaacaaaaaaaaaaacaaacaaaaagtttatctcatttttaatttaaccaCAGTGCTTTTCACAGTGGATTTCAAATGTATAAAAGCATTATTTCTTCACATACCTTTTTCCCAaatcacaaataaaaaccacaagTCTGTATATAAAGTTGTTTTATTAGTCCTTTTGCTGGAGAAGGTAACATTTCAAATATGTGCATTTTTGGCTTATGAGTAACAGAAAAACCTAAAAATAcgtatttctgatttttcattttgtttaaccTCCAGATACCAAGAAACAATCGTTTAATGTATATTCATAGCTACCAGAGTTATGTCTGGAATAACATGGTGAGCAAGAGAATAGAAGAATATGGGCTTAAAGCTGTACCGGGAGATCTCACACTTAAAGGAGGTAatatcaaacaacaacaacaaaaggctgGTGATGCTTTGTAGTACAAATTCATAGGAAAACAAGGTGCAAATATCCATTATCACATAAACAGATCTGCTTTCTCTGCGGTCTGAGACTGCACTCAGTCAAAACTCTCTTCACTTGGATTTGCATTTAGCTGTGGTGAGATTGTCCATGATATTTCTCCTTCACGTATGCCTGATATGTGGTATGGGGACTGCTTATCTAGCAGTCCTTACTTCATTCAGCTTTAAAAGTCTTTGGAAACCAGGCTGTGAGTCTACTGGTAACTGACAGCCTTGAAGaccattatttcttttcttggaaATGTCGTCTATTAGAGTGGAGATAAAACCGAGTAGTTAGCCCCCTCTAAGTAGGGTTGTTTCAACCAAATGGCTCATTTTAAATTTGGCTAATGTTAACTGTCACAGGCACCCATACTGGTAACTCTTTACTTTTCTGTCCTGATTGTAGCCACAGCTGTTCACATTGAAGAAGAAGATGTTCATAACTACACCATCCATGATGTTGTGATGCCATTGCCTGGATTTGATGTTATTTATCCAAAGCATAAAAGTAAGTCTGACTGTTGACTTACATAATGACTCTGAAACTGCAGATCTGCTTTAAGATTGCTCTTAAAAGGAAGGTGAGATCTGTGCAACCTTCCTGACCATTTAAAAAGTAGCTATTTCAGAGCTGTGCACCAGTAGTAGGTACGCTACTGTCAACCTCTCCCACTATGATAATAATGTTCATTATAATTTCTTTAACATAAATCcgtttcatatttctttttagcaAATAGTTTTTCCAGAAAACTTCTAATGAGGCAAAATGATTTATCTTGGCACAAGGGAAAAATTGGtgaaaagttcatttaaaaagtatgcacacttgatttttttaaattacaaaacaagTTAAACTTACAGAATACATAACCCAAAAGCttgatgttaggaaaaaaacaaaacaaaacaaaaaacagatctggcttaattaaatgttaataagtattaatgctaaaaaaaataatgcatctcTCATCTGTTGTATATAAGGTATATTggatttaaattgtttttaatggaatagGTTTGGCAATCTATAATTATCTGCATGAAACCCTATGTTATTATTAAGGGACAGAGTTGTAGAAATCATTTCAGTTGGAAGGAGACTCgggaggtcatctggtccaatcttTTGGTCAAACCAAGGCCAACTTTGTCCTGTCAGCTGTGAAACTTCCAAGGACAAATAGTCTCTAATGTCTTCTCTGAGTCTTCTCTAAGCTAAAGAAGCCCATTTGTCTCGGACTCTCCTCACAAGGTGTATGCTACAACCCTTTGCCATTGGGCTGGCCCTCTATTAGACTCATTTGAGTCTATCAGTGTCCCCTTCGGACTGGGGTGCCTGCACCTGGACACCCTATTCTGAGTGCAATCTAATGAGTGCCCAGCAAGGGGCAGTCATTATTACTGATGTAGCTTTTGTTGCTGCCAGCTTGCTCTGTTAAGTCTCCTTTCCCCCAGGATTCCCAAGTAACTGCCAGCAGTGTTACTCTGTAGCCTTTACCATTACAATCATTCAGGTACGGGATTGTTCTTAACAAATTTCATGAGGTTGCTCTTGGCCCGTTCTTCCAGCCTCTGCCtaggtccctctgaatggtaGTCCTGCCCTTGAGTGTATCGACTGTTCCCCCAGTTTAATTTTGTCCACAAACTTGATGGAGGAGGAGCTGCAAAGTTATTTAACATATCATGTCCCAGTTCCTTGAGGAACTGTACTGGTAACAAACTCCTAGGCGGAGCACAAACCAGCAGTGACTGTCCTTTGGGACCAGTTCTTTACCCATCTAGCAGTCCACCTACTGTGATGTTCTAACCTTGGATACAAGGATGCTGTGAGAACGtgttgaaagccttgctaaaggCAAGACGAGCAACATTCACGGCTCTCCACTCATCCTCTGATGTAATAATTTCATTAGAGAAGGCTCTCACtgagctttggctttcctaatgCCACCCCCGTGTGCCTAGGCAGTGCTTGTATATCCCGTCTTTGAAGTCTGTCCTAGCCTTCACCTACTGTATATCTCTTTCTTAGATACAAACTTAGTCACAAATTCCCTACTTAACCCAGCCAGTCTTCCAATATTTGGTTAAACTGTTCTTGTGCTTTGCTGTCCCTAAAAGACTGGTCGATCTTGATTTTCTTTGGCTGCCAGAACTGAGTCTCAGAGCTGGATCCCATTCATAGCACATCTCTGAAACATTTGGAAAGCAAAGGTCTGTTTACAATGTATGGCGCTGAACCACATTGAACTAAAAgattggaaagaaaagctgaaagtttTTTGtattcagtgtatttttaatggaattttcCCATGGGAAGCCTAATTTGTTCCTGTTCAAACTTCCCCATTGCATGGAAGTGACGCTGACAATTGCACTGCAGACTACTGGCATCGGACAGCATTTTAGCTGCAGGATATTCTTATGTGTCCGTTGTCCATGTCTTTGCTTAGTGTAGAACGCTTCACACCCTTACTTAGGGATGCAAGACTGTAATAAAATTACTCATTCTTTTGGCAGTGTCAGAGCTACTTACAGGTACCCATCAGCTAAGTTCCTTGACTCATCTCAGtctctgcattttcaaaaatagaaCAAGGGGTAGTTTTGCCCCCCCGTCTTTAAAATCCATATACCTGAGGTTAGTCTTCTGAAGTTCGTTGACATTTCACTGACATCTTACACACGTCTTCCACTTATCGaaagtattttttaagttttgttttcagcttgaaTTTTGATTTGCCAAAAAAGATTCTTGGTTACTTGCCATTACTACTCAGGTTGTATAAGCAAACATTGTAGGTAGTAAGATTTGCAATATATAATTTGAAACTTTTGTCTAATGTTTAACCCGTATATAACCATACGTGctgaaaactgttaaaatacaaaggaagaaatgctcTATGAAAGCTATCTGTTTAATCAGAGAGTGTAGTGCAGctgattgaaatattttttttctcttgcagttgGTGAGGCCTACAAGGAAATGCTTGTAGCTGACAACCTTGATATCAACAACATGAGGCATAAGATCAGAGATTATTCGCTTTCTGGAGCATACAGAAAGATTATTATTCGACCTCAGAATGTCAATTGGTAAGTAGGAGAGTAAACAAACTTAGATGTGAATTGGCAGCATAGAGTCTATGTGGGATGACTAAGTTAGAAGCATCAGATTGACCCATGGCATGTACGTATAGACTGAAGCATGGGTAGGGAGAAATCTGTGTGCTTTCCTCATGTTGCTTATACAGCTGAAATTGAACCACAGCCTTATTTCTACAGTGGTCCTCTGGTTTTCAGATGCATTATTGTCAAAATGTCTATCTGGTTGTTGCTCTCCTTGCAAGGGCTTGCCTAAACACTTCACAGATAATTATTCATGTTGAAACCATGATAGATAATATTCAAAATAGTTATTTGTTGTGATCTTGCTCTGAGAAAGTTGGTCTCCAATTAACTGTGTGTCAATCAGAAAGACCTATATCACTTCAATATACTAAATTACTGTATTAGAGACACAACCTACTTGTCACACAGCAACCAGATAAATACCTTTTAAACAGGTAACCGTATAAATGTGCAGAAAGACTTCGTCACTGATAAACAGACAAAATATAGAGGGTTTAGGTGGGAGTCAAAAAcctcaaatatttaattttattttaaatactattgATATTTAAAGCTTATATACTTCCTAGTTACTTTTTTCAGCCTAGTCACTACATATGGAATGATTTCTGTGATAtgaatacataaatatgtatttaagcCTTTTCAAAGAAGTTTAGAGGGTTTTCTTCAAAGtgaatgctttttattttctttccaagtatTCTTAAGAGTTTACACCATTCTTCCCCTAATTTCATGAACTATACTTCTTGTATAGCTGGAAATCCTGATATGCCATGGGAGGAAAGAGGTTACTTATGCAAAGTCATTTCTCACTAGTTCATTATTTTGTGATAACCTTCATCAAACAGAGGCAAGTTTTCTATACAAAGCTTTACCAGTTATTGCAAGATATATTTCATAACAATTTCATTAGAAAATCATTCCATCCCAGTTGTATGATTGTACCTGGCAAATCTGAATAATAGTAGTAATGATAAATCTTATGTATGTTACAAAGGGAAGTTGTTGCATATGATGATCCCAAAATCCCATTATTTACTACGGATTTGGATAAGTTGGAAGGAAAACCATTACCAGTTCTTCCTACAGGTAAGTTAGTGTTCTTGCTGatctttaaatttttaaaataaatttcgTCACAAAGTCTTTTGTCACTACTTTCTGGGAGGTGGGTGAAgggggggagaaaggaagagaggctAGGAATTTAATCTTGAAGGAACAAAAGCCTAgtgttggttgttgtttgttttttaaagcaacacaAACACCCACACAAACCAAGGAAAACCCCATTCTTAACAAACATCACCGTCATTACTAATAAGTACTTAAGACATCATTTCTGCTGTGAGAAAACctttatttaaagttattttttatgaaattctATGTTACACTGTGGCTTGCATATTTGAGTGTGGTGGTAATGGCTGTTCTATGGAGTTAGGGGTTGGTGGAAAACTTGGGTCTACTTCAGATGACATCCAGAATAAGCTTTACTTACgctcttaacttttttttgctttgtgtctcCTCTCACAACAGATGGTAAGTTCAGGGCACTGAAGATGGAgttctcccttcccccatccacctACGCTACTATGGCAATTCGAGAAGTTCTGAAGATGGACACGAGCATAAAAAACCAGACACAACTGAACACCACCTGGTTACGCTGAATGGGCTGCTAAAATGTCTTAGCTTTTAACATGTATAAAGCGTTTTCCTATTTACATGTTCTGTACAAATCTTAAAGATTGCTAGTAagagatttgtatttttttaagtttttattagTGCAAGCATTTAACTTCAGTAGTCATTTACAAGATGGTGGTTGTAATATAATTACAGGTTTTAGTGACTGGTGCTTTTAAACGAACGAATAAAGGCGTTGCTTGAGCTTTAACACGGCTGCATCTGTAAGAAGCGGGCTTATAATAATTTCAGACTTGGAAGAACGTttagcttacttttttttttcggtGAGCAGTGAATGTTTCTGCGAATTCTGAAGATCTATTAAATTACAGATCAGGAAACTGAACGGAGATGTTAATATCTTCAAAGAAGCTTGTGCTGGTGCGGTCGAGGATTCTGTCAGCAAGGCTGTAACGGGGTAGAGCTGCTTTAACCTCCTTGGGAAAATATTTGTGCCTATTCTCCTGCTTTCCCATAACTGTACCGAGAACAGGTAGTGGGAATAAACGCCCTGAAGAGCCTCGTATCGGGACCACCTCGCTGTGTCCTCTGACAGGGGCTGAGCCATGAGGCACAGGCAGGGCCGTCAGGGGCggccccttccccttcccgCCCCTTCCCTCAGGCGGCAGCGGGCGGGTGGGGCGGGAGCGGCCGCGCGTGCGCAGTGCGCCCTGGGGCTGCGCAGCGAGGCGCTGACGCGGcaggggcggggcggggcgcgcgGCCGCGGCTCCCTCACGGGCTGAGGGGGACGGGGGGCGCTGAGGGCCCCGGGACCGGCGGCGGGGACCCGGTGGTGGCGGTCACCCGGTGCCCGCACCCCGGCTgtggggccgggccggggctcCCCGGCTGTGGGGTCGCCCAGGGCCTTGTGGAGCTCCTCGAGGCGATGCCGTGCTCCTCTGTTGGTCCCTGCCGGGGCTTCCTCACGGGTGTCCCCCCCCGTCGCTCTGGCAGAAGAAGCGATGATTGGTAACGTCAGACCTGAGCGGAGCCTTGGCCAGTTATAAATCCCTCAGCACTTGATGCTTCTGTGTGTGAACAGGTAAAGAGGGGGATCGTGGTTTCTCTTTCTActtcacaaaattatttatttatttatttattggtgtgTTTCCATGTTTTCTAACTTACCTAAGTAGAAACTACCTACATGCCGAACTATTTGCAATGATTATTAAGTCATGCTTTTGGGACTTTTTTCCAGTCACACTCATGTCCCACTTCATTAGTTAATATATAATAAACCACCAGAGGAACGCATGTAAGTAAGATTTCTCAGCTAAGACTTAAGCTAACATCTCATCTTGTGTAATGCAGGATCATTATTAAACGTCTTATTTGAGTTGAACTGCCTTGCTCTTCATTGAGCTTTGTATCCTCGGGAGGTTTCTAGCTGGTAGTGCTGTCGTAGCGGTGAGTAACTGAAGTTGTATGATTAGTATTGTAGATAAAGAAAACATGGCAACTGTTAACGTTACAAAGAAAGAAGTCACGAGAGATCTAGACCATTGCGATATCCCGTACTATGTTTCTGAATTTGTGGAAAGAGAAGTTGGAAACGACTATGATTCTCTGAGGAAGCTGGGCAGCCTCATCGATAAgctatctgaaaataaaaagcagttagAAGAACAGGTAAGCACATTccctttttttaatatgctgaaTGTGCCTTATGACTGATTAAGTAGTAAAATCAGTCATAAGATTTAACTAAATTGAAGCAAAGTATTGAAATTTCAAGATACCGCTCTATATAATGCAATATTTTCATGTGAGTTTCAATACTTTTCTGTAACTGTAGGTACTTACAGTTTCATCTGAAGTTCCTAAAAGAATTCAGAAGGCCTTGAAGAATGCAGAAGATTCTAAAAAATCCCTGAATCGGCTTCTAGAGGAAGAAGCTCTTCTATCTGATTCAATCGATAGCCACTTACTGAAAGCTGAGCCATGGATGGAGGAGCTTGGTGTGCTGATTAGTCAAGTAGAGGAGATTGAACGGCACCTGTCCTATCTTAAATGGATTTCACGAATAGAAGAGTTAAGGTAAAGTTGGTATACTTTAAAATCTTATATACTTTAAGAATATTCTCACTAATGTTATCACACAGCCTTTTCAGGGCTTAGCACTGCATATACATGATGAGAGTGGTAACC carries:
- the PUS7 gene encoding pseudouridylate synthase 7 homolog isoform X2, with the translated sequence METVEMNSVSLKRPHSEDDVANADDIKRQKISEKSQTGNNSGQSVETVKEQPDKSLLEDTKNEIIPNEEGEEQEDEELEDSDEDGDPESFADMMKHGLTESDVGITKFVSSHKGFSGILKERYSDFVVHEIGKDGRVSHLDDFSVPVDDEDPSEETFTVLSDEDKQRLEELQLLKNKETSVAIEVIEDSKEKRTVIHQAVKSLFPGLETKTEDRDGKKYIIAYHAAGKKALAKVRTATDPRKHSWPKSRGSYCHFVLYKENKDTMDAINVLSKFLRVKPNIFSYMGTKDKRAITVQEIAVLRITAQRLAHLNKCLMNFKLGNFSYKNHPLKLGELQGNHFTVVLRNITGTDDQIEQAMNSLREIGFINYYGMQRFGTTAVPTYQIGRAILQNNWNEVMDLILKPRPGAEKGYLVKCREEWAKTKDPAAALKKLPVKRCVEGQLLRGLLKYGMKNIISAFGIIPRNNRLMYIHSYQSYVWNNMVSKRIEEYGLKAVPGDLTLKGATAVHIEEEDVHNYTIHDVVMPLPGFDVIYPKHKIGEAYKEMLVADNLDINNMRHKIRDYSLSGAYRKIIIRPQNVNWEVVAYDDPKIPLFTTDLDKLEGKPLPVLPTDGKFRALKMEFSLPPSTYATMAIREVLKMDTSIKNQTQLNTTWLR
- the PUS7 gene encoding pseudouridylate synthase 7 homolog isoform X4 → METVEMNSVSLKRPHSEDDVANADDIKRQKISEKSQTGNNSGQSVETVKEQPDKSLLEDTKNEIIPNEEGEEQEDEELEDSDEDGDPESFADMMKHGLTESDVGITKFVSSHKGFSGILKERYSDFVVHEIGKDGRVSHLDDFSVPVDDEDPSEETFTVLSDEDKQRLEELQLLKNKETSVAIEVIEDSKEKRTVIHQAVKSLFPGLETKTEDRDGKKYIIAYHAAGKKALANPRKHSWPKSRGSYCHFVLYKENKDTMDAINVLSKFLRVKPNIFSYMGTKDKRAITVQEIAVLRITAQRLAHLNKCLMNFKLGNFSYKNHPLKLGELQGNHFTVVLRNITGTDDQIEQAMNSLREIGFINYYGMQRFGTTAVPTYQIGRAILQNNWNEVMDLILKPRPGAEKGYLVKCREEWAKTKDPAAALKKLPVKRCVEGQLLRGLLKYGMKNIISAFGIIPRNNRLMYIHSYQSYVWNNMVSKRIEEYGLKAVPGDLTLKGATAVHIEEEDVHNYTIHDVVMPLPGFDVIYPKHKIGEAYKEMLVADNLDINNMRHKIRDYSLSGAYRKIIIRPQNVNWEVVAYDDPKIPLFTTDLDKLEGKPLPVLPTDGKFRALKMEFSLPPSTYATMAIREVLKMDTSIKNQTQLNTTWLR
- the PUS7 gene encoding pseudouridylate synthase 7 homolog isoform X1, encoding METVEMNSVSLKRPHSEDDVANADDIKRQKISEKSQTGNNSGQSVETVKEQPDKSLLEDTKNEIIPNEEGEEQEDEELEDSDEDGDPESFADMMKHGLTESDVGITKFVSSHKGFSGILKERYSDFVVHEIGKDGRVSHLDDFSVPVDDEVNSEDPSEETFTVLSDEDKQRLEELQLLKNKETSVAIEVIEDSKEKRTVIHQAVKSLFPGLETKTEDRDGKKYIIAYHAAGKKALAKVRTATDPRKHSWPKSRGSYCHFVLYKENKDTMDAINVLSKFLRVKPNIFSYMGTKDKRAITVQEIAVLRITAQRLAHLNKCLMNFKLGNFSYKNHPLKLGELQGNHFTVVLRNITGTDDQIEQAMNSLREIGFINYYGMQRFGTTAVPTYQIGRAILQNNWNEVMDLILKPRPGAEKGYLVKCREEWAKTKDPAAALKKLPVKRCVEGQLLRGLLKYGMKNIISAFGIIPRNNRLMYIHSYQSYVWNNMVSKRIEEYGLKAVPGDLTLKGATAVHIEEEDVHNYTIHDVVMPLPGFDVIYPKHKIGEAYKEMLVADNLDINNMRHKIRDYSLSGAYRKIIIRPQNVNWEVVAYDDPKIPLFTTDLDKLEGKPLPVLPTDGKFRALKMEFSLPPSTYATMAIREVLKMDTSIKNQTQLNTTWLR
- the PUS7 gene encoding pseudouridylate synthase 7 homolog isoform X3, whose amino-acid sequence is METVEMNSVSLKRPHSEDDVANADDIKRQKISEKSQTGNNSGQSVETVKEQPDKSLLEDTKNEIIPNEEGEEQEDEELEDSDEDGDPESFADMMKHGLTESDVGITKFVSSHKGFSGILKERYSDFVVHEIGKDGRVSHLDDFSVPVDDEVNSEDPSEETFTVLSDEDKQRLEELQLLKNKETSVAIEVIEDSKEKRTVIHQAVKSLFPGLETKTEDRDGKKYIIAYHAAGKKALANPRKHSWPKSRGSYCHFVLYKENKDTMDAINVLSKFLRVKPNIFSYMGTKDKRAITVQEIAVLRITAQRLAHLNKCLMNFKLGNFSYKNHPLKLGELQGNHFTVVLRNITGTDDQIEQAMNSLREIGFINYYGMQRFGTTAVPTYQIGRAILQNNWNEVMDLILKPRPGAEKGYLVKCREEWAKTKDPAAALKKLPVKRCVEGQLLRGLLKYGMKNIISAFGIIPRNNRLMYIHSYQSYVWNNMVSKRIEEYGLKAVPGDLTLKGATAVHIEEEDVHNYTIHDVVMPLPGFDVIYPKHKIGEAYKEMLVADNLDINNMRHKIRDYSLSGAYRKIIIRPQNVNWEVVAYDDPKIPLFTTDLDKLEGKPLPVLPTDGKFRALKMEFSLPPSTYATMAIREVLKMDTSIKNQTQLNTTWLR